GATGGAAGTGACGTTTGTTAGCAATGTTAGATCCTTACAAAATACTACGCGTGGTAGAGGACGAGATCGCTGTTATGAAGAAGCGACAGCAAACAGCTCTGGCGGTGTACCAGCAGCAGACAAGAGAGGATATAATGAAAAAATTCGCGGAGGCAGATCATACATTGCTGGAAGCGGCAGAGAAGAAAGTGAAGGAGATTAATAGATTGAAGAATAGCGCACCCTACCTGATATCAAGTGCAAGAAAGGTAACATATGTATCCGTAAGACGCATTGAAGAGGAGAGCAGAATAACAGTTGAAATAGATCCAATTGTTTACCCTTCCCCCTTCAATCTCAAGTTTGTGCTTAACGAGCCTAGTGTTGGACTATACAATCCTTCAAGTGATAAGGGCACGATTTCAATGAATTCAGTTACAACTATACGGGCAACAGATCTTACGCAATCAATTGAACCATCTGATCTTGATAGCTTTATTGATTTATGGATAACTCATAAGGCTGATGAAAGCTTTGTTACAAAACTCAAAGCAATGAAGAACAAGGTTGCCAATAGTGCAAGTTCTGTAGAGCTTGCGCTCGAATTAATGCTTACGATGAGTCTACCCATGCCGCCAAGACAATTGATTTACATATGCGAGGATCATGATAAAGAACCTACCCACAGGCATGAGAGGCTGGTACCTCCTAGCTCTGTGAAGGGACTTCTTAAGCATCACCTGAAGCTAAATTAGGAAACTACCTCAAACTCAATATTGTTCACCTTTAGAAATTCCATCAGCCTCTTTGTATGTTCAGCGTCTTCAGTTTCCAAACTTAGAGTTACCTTTGCTTTTCCTACGGCCACGTCCTGACTTAAGCGATCATGCAAAACCTCAACAATGTTAACCCTATTGGCAACTATGCTATCAACCACTCTCTTCAACTCACCGGGTCTATCAACAAGCTGTATGGATATCTTCAGCATCCTTCCCGTTTCCAGTAACCCCTTTGAAACGATCTGACCAAGCAAATACATGTCTACATTACCACCGGTTAGGACTGTAACGACTTTCTTATCCTTGAAAGGATTACCATTTGAAACAAGGTAAGCTAGACCCGCAGCACCTGCAGGCTCTACTACCAATTTATTTCTCTCCATAAGCAAAAACATCGTCTTAACTATCTCATTATCACCAACAGTTACAATATCATCGATATGTCTGCTCAAAATCTCGAAAGTTAGCTCACCGGGATGCTTTACTGATATACCATCTGCTATAGTCGAACCATTACTGATTTCAACAATCTTTCCCTTCTCTATAGACATCTTCATTGCAGGAAAAGCCTTTGACTGGACACCTATTACTTTCACATCTGGTTTCTTGGTCTTTACGGCAATTGCAACACCAGCTGCCAAACCTCCACCTCCTACTGGAAGGTATACAGCATCGAGATCTGGCATATCTTCTAGAATTTCTAAACCAATCGTTCCGTTCCCCGCGATAACGTACGGATCGTCAAATGCATGAACAACAACTCTTCCTTTTTCCTTTGCAATCTCCTGAGCTTTCTCCCACGATTGGTCATAAACAACACCATGTAGTACTACATCGGCGCCGTAACCTCTTGTTGCAGAAACCTTTGCTGGCGATGCATTTACAGGCATTACTATGGTGCAAGGAATATTTTGCATGCTTGACGCATACGCAACGCCCTGCCCATGGTTACCCGCAGACGCCGCAATTACCCCTTGCCTTTTTTGCTCCTGCGAAAGAGAATTTACTTTCACATATGCGCCGCGTACCTTGAATGAACCGGTCTTCTGCAAAGATTCTTCTTTCAGGTATAATTTGCAGTTGGTAAACCTACTGAACGTATTGGAATACTCCAGCGGTGTCTTACGTACAACGTTCTGAAGAACCTTCTGTGCATCAGCTATATCCTTTAATGCAGGATACATCGCTCTTATGCCCATGGACACTCAAATATAGCTAACGGAACTTTGGATGGTTAGCAAATTAAGTGATTATCCGTCTGTCTATATACCAATAATCTTTTCCATCGTTCATTAGATGCGGCTTCTCATTAATCACTACGTAACGTTCTTTCTATCAATGTGGTAAGACAGCAAGTTCATTCTTGTGCCCTCTTGCATACTTATTCTAAGATATGCCCTACATTTTCGAATACGGACAACGGTGAAATCTTCGCCTAACAATCTTACTTCCCAATTTTTTAAATATTCGAGATCTCCTCTACTCATATGTCTATAATATATGCAATATGTGACTGAACAATTTACACCTATTCCTTTCTATAACATGAGATACTGTTTCTGAGATACAGATGTGACATACATAATTCTTAAGCGAATGTGAGTTTGAAATAGTGGGAGAAATGCAAATAGTGATTAAATGGCAAGTTGCGGAACTGAAATCTGGAGAGCGTAATTCTATGGAAAGTGACAATTATGCTTGTCATGCAACCTCTAACAGAAAGCAGAATAAGAGGTGATGTGTAGGATTGACGAATTGTGATTTCTGCAGCGAGTATGTATCGCATTTATACATATGTCCAAAATGCTATATGCACTTTTGTGGTAAACACAAGTTGTTTAATGACCATATATGTTGTGGTATAAGAAAGCCCTTGATAGAAACATACAATCAGAATATTGAAGAGGAA
Above is a window of Nitrososphaerales archaeon DNA encoding:
- the ilvA gene encoding threonine ammonia-lyase; translation: MYPALKDIADAQKVLQNVVRKTPLEYSNTFSRFTNCKLYLKEESLQKTGSFKVRGAYVKVNSLSQEQKRQGVIAASAGNHGQGVAYASSMQNIPCTIVMPVNASPAKVSATRGYGADVVLHGVVYDQSWEKAQEIAKEKGRVVVHAFDDPYVIAGNGTIGLEILEDMPDLDAVYLPVGGGGLAAGVAIAVKTKKPDVKVIGVQSKAFPAMKMSIEKGKIVEISNGSTIADGISVKHPGELTFEILSRHIDDIVTVGDNEIVKTMFLLMERNKLVVEPAGAAGLAYLVSNGNPFKDKKVVTVLTGGNVDMYLLGQIVSKGLLETGRMLKISIQLVDRPGELKRVVDSIVANRVNIVEVLHDRLSQDVAVGKAKVTLSLETEDAEHTKRLMEFLKVNNIEFEVVS